Proteins from one Ananas comosus cultivar F153 linkage group 5, ASM154086v1, whole genome shotgun sequence genomic window:
- the LOC109710123 gene encoding mitochondrial import inner membrane translocase subunit TIM8, producing the protein MDNSPELQRFIEQEKQKAMVSEMVGKLTNVCWDKCITGTPGSKFSSSETACLTNCAQRFLDMSMIIAKRFESMQ; encoded by the exons ATGGACAACTCCCCCGAGCTTCAGCGTTTCATAGAG CAAGAGAAGCAGAAAGCTATGGTCAGTGAGATGGTGGGGAAGTTAACGAATGTATGCTGGGACAAATGCATCACCGGCACGCCTGGAAGTAAGTTCAGCTCCAGCGAAACAGCTTGCCTCACCAACTGTGCACAACGGTTCCTCGACATGAGCATGATTATTGCTAAGCGTTTCGAATCCATGCAGTAA
- the LOC109710122 gene encoding NAC domain-containing protein 83-like translates to MEKSVPRSTEHGVGVLLRLPPGFRFRPTDEELVVHYLRRKAFSCPLPAAVINEIDLGMCDPRDLPGGIEGERYFFALREAKNLGGNRSCRATSSGYWKATGKDTPILSSKKNHLVGMKRTLTFHRGEPPRRARTDWIMHEYRLAVPAKNNAIHSCSAQQKEWVVCRIFKKNRAGKTSGDNTRIWRGDVRFTHHVTRREDRIRSSPPSPSSSSSCVTDLSDEEEISC, encoded by the exons ATGGAAAAGTCAGTGCCGAGATCGACCGAACACGGAGTGGGAGTCTTGCTTAGACTCCCCCCGGGTTTCCGGTTCCGTCCAACCGACGAAGAGCTCGTCGTGCACTACCTCCGGCGGAAGGCCTTTTCGTGCCCGCTCCCCGCCGCCGTCATCAACGAAATCGACCTCGGGATGTGCGATCCTCGGGATTTGCCCG GTGGAATTGAAGGTGAGAGGTACTTTTTCGCGCTGCGAGAAGCGAAAAACTTGGGAGGGAATAGATCCTGCAGAGCAACAAGCTCAGGCTACTGGAAAGCCACAGGAAAAGATACGCCGATTCTATCCTCGAAGAAGAACCACCTGGTGGGGATGAAGAGAACACTGACCTTTCACCGCGGGGAGCCGCCGCGTCGCGCTCGCACCGATTGGATAATGCACGAATACCGCCTCGCAGTCCCTGCGAAAAACAATGCAATCCAT AGTTGCAGTGCTCAGCAGAAAGAATGGGTGGTCTGCAGAATTTTCAAGAAGAACAGAGCAGGAAAGACGTCTGGAGATAATACTCGAATCTGGCGCGGCGATGTTCGCTTCACGCATCACGTGACGCGACGAGAGGATAGAATCCGATCTTCTCCGCCGtcgccctcttcttcttcgagcTGCGTAACCGATCTCTCTGACGAAGAAGAAATTAGCTGTTAG
- the LOC109710121 gene encoding E3 ubiquitin-protein ligase RNF6-like has protein sequence MLRRYTHKVFVDYDEVPPYDEFDPRPFPSWPAMSIGVKLRVVSAVQDDEDEAMARAGGVAVDPPVERSFRLPCVDLAPDSGSLQWKAVEAAARSFASDVVLATAPARASVAAEFASLSTLLVYDGRFVRCSVLPVIFEIAVVSVFPAWRPPPAEPMPALESAIDGLTDPSQPPPVLAEGDDVCVVCFAELTAEPATRLPCSHVFHRRCIARWLRSSCACPLCRFAMPH, from the coding sequence ATGCTGCGGCGCTACACGCACAAAGTTTTTGTGGACTACGACGAGGTGCCGCCGTACGACGAGTTCGACCCGCGGCCGTTCCCGTCCTGGCCGGCGATGTCGATCGGCGTCAAGCTGCGCGTGGTGAGCGCCGTGCAGGACGACGAGGACGAGGCCATGGCGAGGGCGGGCGGCGTCGCCGTCGACCCCCCGGTCGAGCGCTCCTTCCGCCTGCCCTGCGTCGACCTCGCCCCCGACTCCGGCTCCCTCCAGTGGAAGGCGGTCGAGGCCGCGGCGCGCAGCTTCGCGTCCGACGTCGTGCTCGCCACCGCGCCCGCGCGGGCCTCCGTCGCGGCGGAGTTCGCGTCGCTCTCCACCTTGCTGGTGTACGACGGCCGCTTCGTGCGCTGCTCCGTGCTGCCGGTGATCTTCGAGATCGCCGTCGTCTCCGTCTTCCCCGCCTGGAGGCCGCCGCCGGCCGAACCCATGCCCGCCCTCGAGTCGGCGATCGATGGGCTGACGGATCCCTCGCAGCCCCCGCCGGTCCTCGCCGAGGGGGACGACGTCTGTGTGGTCTGCTTCGCGGAGCTCACCGCCGAGCCGGCCACCCGCCTGCCCTGCAGCCACGTCTTCCACCGGCGGTGCATCGCCCGGTGGCTGCGCAGCAGCTGCGCCTGCCCCCTCTGCCGCTTCGCCATGCCCCATTGA
- the LOC109710998 gene encoding pyruvate dehydrogenase E1 component subunit beta-1, mitochondrial-like: MLGAARRKILGQMLGRIRPIASIQSMSYSTAVKEMTVREALNSALDEEMSADPKVFLMGEEVGEYQGAYKITKDLLQKYGPDRVLDTPITEAGFAGIGVGAAYHGLRPVIEFMTFNFSMQAIDHIINSAAKSNYMSAGQLSVPIVFRGPNGAAAGVGAQHSQCYAAWYAHVPGLKVLSPYSAEDARGLLKAAIRDPDPVVFLENELLYGETFPVSAEALDSSFCLPIGKAKIERAGKDITITAFSKMVGYALQAAEILSKEGISAEVINLRSLRPLDRPTINASVRKTNRLITVEEGFPQHGVGAEICTSVVEESFEYLDAPVERISAADVPMPYAANLERMAVPQVDDIVRAAKRACYRSVPMAATA; the protein is encoded by the exons ATGTTGGGAGCTGCGAGGAGAAAG ATTTTAGGGCAAATGTTGGGGCGGATTCGGCCTATCGCGTCCATTCAATCTATGAGTTACTCCACCGCAGTGAAAGAG ATGACTGTTAGAGAAGCCCTGAACTCTGCATTAGATGAGGAGATGTCTGCGGACCCTAAAGTTTTCTTGATGGGTGAAGAG GTTGGAGAGTATCAAGGAGCATACAAG ATCACCAAGGATTTGCTTCAAAAGTATGGCCCTGATAGAGTTCTTGATACTCCTATAACCGAG GCTGGATTTGCTGGAATTGGTGTTGGGGCTGCTTATCATGGGCTTCGTCCAGTCATCGAATTTATGACGTTTAACTTCTCCATGCAG GCCATAGACCACATAATCAATTCAGCTGCAAAGTCGAACTACATGTCGGCTGGTCAACTATCTGTTCCTATTGTTTTCAGAGGACCTAATGGTGCTGCTGCTGGAGTTGGTGCTCAACATTCACAG TGCTATGCAGCTTGGTACGCGCATGTTCCAGGATTGAAGGTTCTAAGCCCATATTCAGCCGAAGATGCTCGAGGCTTGCTCAAAGCGGCCATAAGAGATCCAGATCCTGTTGTTTTCCTTGAAAATGAGCTCTT ATACGGAGAGACATTTCCTGTTTCGGCTGAAGCACTTGATTCAAGCTTCTGTCTTCCAATTGGAAAAGCCAAG ATAGAGAGAGCAGGGAAGGACATCACAATAACAGCGTTCTCCAAGATGGTTGGATATGCACTTCAG GCTGCGGAGATATTATCCAAGGAAGGAATCAGCGCTGAG GTTATAAACCTCCGATCCCTTAGGCCGTTGGACAGACCTACTATTAATGCATCTGTTAGGAAAACCAACAGACTCATAACTGTTGAAGAAGGTTTCCCCCAACATGGCGTTGGTGCTGAAATATg CACATCTGTTGTCGAGGAAAGCTTCGAGTATCTGGACGCGCCAGTTGAGAGGATTTCTGCAGCTGATGTCCCCATGCCTTATGCCGCAAACCTCGAGAGAATGGCAGTTCCACAg GTTGATGATATTGTCCGAGCAGCAAAGCGAGCATGCTACAGATCAGTTCCCATGGCCGCGACTGCTTAA